A stretch of Paenibacillus mucilaginosus 3016 DNA encodes these proteins:
- a CDS encoding PulJ/GspJ family protein has translation MRAFVRRIRDDERGLTLVELIASLSIMSMVMGTIYGVITFGFNAYHKVTIENDLRNESDLIMSAIINEMYEFGADRVKKHKNRTDGQLDGITLIDTLSDGNDEEKYILLKTDGEGLRLYIGGDEEGLAGDESHMVLRSQLLPGSTIELKCPGSPEPEACGSGLIDVRMELGQTYEGKEHKLALQSKFGF, from the coding sequence ATGAGAGCATTCGTAAGGCGGATTAGAGACGACGAGCGCGGCCTGACGCTGGTGGAGCTTATCGCCTCTCTGTCGATCATGTCTATGGTCATGGGAACGATCTACGGTGTGATTACCTTTGGCTTCAATGCCTATCACAAAGTGACGATCGAGAATGATCTGCGCAATGAGAGCGACCTGATCATGTCTGCCATCATCAATGAAATGTACGAATTTGGGGCGGATCGTGTCAAAAAGCATAAGAACCGCACTGACGGCCAGCTGGATGGGATTACATTGATCGATACTTTATCCGATGGTAACGACGAGGAAAAGTACATTTTATTGAAAACCGATGGAGAGGGGCTGAGACTCTACATCGGAGGTGACGAGGAAGGATTGGCCGGTGATGAGAGTCATATGGTGCTGAGATCGCAACTCCTCCCCGGCTCCACAATTGAATTGAAATGCCCGGGAAGTCCGGAGCCCGAAGCATGCGGAAGCGGGTTGATCGATGTGAGGATGGAACTGGGACAGACCTATGAGGGGAAGGAGCACAAGCTCGCCCTTCAGAGCAAATTCGGATTCTAG
- a CDS encoding type IV pilus modification PilV family protein: protein MLKRFRSGEEGFTLIEVLAASVILAIAGLTMTAFFINAMSYNKANQNKTVMVNLARNALFYMEKRSFKEMEKYLVTYEMNISTEECGDDPRCSGKSMNALLIDTDRFPGLWDVLNPSVNGIEYTITVSHHKENKVEGGGLDTTSFTKHLLPVMVEVRAKSDDTPTKYRSTEVRGYITDESIRKAD from the coding sequence GTGCTCAAGAGATTCAGAAGCGGAGAAGAAGGCTTCACCCTGATTGAGGTGCTCGCGGCAAGCGTAATCCTCGCCATTGCGGGCCTCACGATGACGGCTTTCTTCATCAACGCGATGTCTTACAATAAGGCGAACCAGAACAAGACCGTCATGGTGAATCTGGCGCGCAACGCCTTGTTTTATATGGAGAAGCGCAGTTTTAAGGAGATGGAAAAGTACCTTGTTACCTACGAGATGAACATCAGCACGGAAGAATGCGGGGACGATCCACGCTGTTCCGGGAAGAGTATGAATGCTCTGCTGATCGACACCGACAGGTTTCCGGGGTTGTGGGACGTGCTTAATCCAAGCGTCAACGGGATCGAGTACACCATCACGGTCAGCCATCATAAGGAGAATAAGGTGGAAGGCGGCGGCCTGGACACTACTTCGTTTACTAAGCACCTGCTGCCTGTCATGGTCGAAGTACGGGCGAAATCGGACGATACACCGACAAAGTACCGGTCAACGGAAGTGAGGGGGTATATCACCGATGAGAGCATTCGTAAGGCGGATTAG
- a CDS encoding SIR2 family NAD-dependent protein deacylase produces MLDQAAEMIASAGSLVVLTGAGCSVDAGVPDFRSPSGWWRKIDPRTVATVEALEGNYELFHEFYAARVNHLKGIRPHAGHEVLREWEEQGRLTLIATQNVDRLHQAAGNREVRELHGTIREFRCHDCRREAAEEAFLGREACGHCGGRLRPDVVLFGEKLPEEAWDESLAAIKAADAVLVIGTSLQVYPANQLPYMTKGRLILIGTERTGQEDRFHAFIQGRAAEVLPELHGRVSRRI; encoded by the coding sequence ATGCTGGACCAAGCGGCAGAGATGATCGCATCTGCGGGTTCGCTCGTCGTGCTGACCGGGGCCGGATGCTCGGTCGATGCGGGTGTGCCGGACTTCCGTTCCCCCTCCGGCTGGTGGCGGAAGATCGATCCCCGGACGGTTGCGACCGTGGAGGCGCTCGAGGGGAATTATGAACTCTTCCATGAATTCTACGCCGCCAGGGTGAACCACCTCAAGGGCATCCGCCCGCATGCCGGGCATGAGGTGCTGCGGGAGTGGGAGGAGCAGGGACGGCTCACGCTTATCGCGACGCAGAACGTAGACCGGCTGCACCAGGCGGCCGGGAACCGGGAGGTGCGGGAGCTGCACGGCACGATCCGCGAGTTCCGCTGCCATGACTGCCGCCGGGAGGCGGCCGAGGAGGCCTTCCTGGGCCGCGAAGCCTGCGGGCACTGCGGAGGTCGGCTGCGGCCGGACGTGGTCCTGTTCGGCGAGAAGCTGCCGGAAGAGGCGTGGGATGAGTCGCTGGCCGCGATCAAGGCGGCGGACGCGGTCCTCGTCATCGGAACGAGCCTGCAGGTGTATCCGGCCAATCAGCTGCCGTACATGACGAAGGGGCGGCTGATTCTCATCGGGACGGAGCGAACGGGACAGGAGGACCGGTTCCATGCCTTTATCCAGGGCCGGGCGGCCGAGGTGCTGCCGGAGCTTCATGGCCGGGTATCCCGTAGGATTTGA
- the pulA gene encoding type I pullulanase has translation MSIQHELDFHIHYGDPEVTGSLVVGTKEFDEAFFYDGDDLGVTYTADRLFFRLWAPTAGEAVVVLYRSWDDEVAGLELPMTRAEKGTWTLDVEGDFGGWFYTYRVKIGDGWNEAADPYAKAVGVNGKRGAILDLRTTDPAGWAADTKPPMRAAVDAIIYEVHVRDFSIHPESGMQHKGKYLAFCEKGTRGPEGIYTGIDHLVDLGVTHVQLLPVNDYFYGSVDETKPDEQYNWGYDPQNYNVPEGSYAADPYQPDSRIRELKGLVQALHSRGIRVIQDVVYNHLYDGYRANLAQLVPGYYFRYRSDGTLSNGSHCGNETASEHLMMRKFIIDSVVYWAREFHMDGFRFDLMGLHDVSLIQEIRRRLDEIDPSILITGEGWVMDSALAPEERANQLHAGRMPRVAQFNDRLRNALKGDTFDKASRGFVNGGWYLEHEIKTGACGSIPYNEYTFGFPLQPDQTVNYAECHDNFTLWDKLSLVGGGESEDILRASHRLASAIVLTSQGIPLLHAGQEFMRTKQGVENSYKSPDEINRLDWQRCADRKHDVWYMKELIALRKAHPAFRMTTTEEIRSHLRFEDAPGGCVAYTLRDHAGGDPFEHLYVLYHANRGTDDLPLPQLGEWEVLFGSEHVRRMDGRLQVEGIGMVVLGVSKRS, from the coding sequence ATGTCGATACAGCATGAGCTTGATTTTCATATTCATTACGGGGACCCTGAAGTGACAGGGAGTCTCGTGGTAGGCACGAAGGAATTCGACGAGGCGTTCTTCTATGATGGGGATGACCTCGGCGTTACGTATACGGCGGACCGGTTGTTCTTCCGTCTGTGGGCCCCTACCGCCGGTGAGGCGGTTGTGGTCCTGTACCGCTCCTGGGATGATGAGGTGGCCGGACTCGAGCTGCCGATGACGCGGGCGGAAAAAGGCACGTGGACCCTTGATGTGGAAGGCGACTTCGGCGGCTGGTTCTACACGTACCGGGTGAAGATCGGAGACGGCTGGAACGAGGCGGCTGATCCTTATGCCAAGGCTGTCGGGGTCAATGGCAAGCGGGGAGCCATCCTGGATCTTCGCACGACGGACCCGGCGGGCTGGGCCGCCGATACGAAGCCGCCGATGCGCGCGGCTGTGGATGCCATCATCTACGAGGTGCATGTGCGCGATTTCAGCATCCACCCGGAGTCGGGGATGCAGCATAAAGGCAAGTATCTCGCTTTCTGCGAGAAGGGAACACGGGGGCCGGAAGGGATCTACACGGGAATCGACCATCTGGTCGACCTCGGTGTCACTCACGTACAGCTGCTGCCGGTCAACGATTACTTCTATGGCAGCGTGGATGAGACGAAACCGGATGAGCAGTACAACTGGGGCTACGACCCGCAGAACTACAACGTGCCGGAAGGCTCCTATGCGGCCGATCCGTATCAGCCGGACTCCCGGATCCGGGAGCTGAAGGGGCTGGTGCAGGCGCTGCACAGCCGCGGCATCCGGGTGATCCAGGATGTCGTCTACAATCACCTGTATGACGGCTACCGCGCCAATCTGGCCCAGCTGGTACCGGGCTATTACTTCCGCTACCGGAGTGACGGTACGCTCTCCAACGGGTCGCACTGCGGCAATGAGACGGCCTCCGAGCATCTCATGATGCGCAAGTTCATCATCGACTCCGTCGTGTACTGGGCCCGGGAGTTCCACATGGACGGCTTCCGCTTCGACCTCATGGGGCTCCACGATGTGAGCCTGATACAGGAGATCCGCCGCCGTCTGGATGAGATCGACCCTTCGATCCTGATTACCGGCGAAGGCTGGGTGATGGACTCCGCCCTCGCACCCGAGGAGCGGGCCAACCAGCTTCATGCCGGCCGGATGCCGCGGGTCGCGCAGTTCAATGACCGACTGCGCAACGCGCTGAAGGGCGACACGTTCGACAAGGCTTCACGCGGCTTCGTGAACGGCGGCTGGTACCTCGAGCACGAGATCAAAACCGGTGCCTGCGGTTCGATTCCTTACAACGAGTACACGTTCGGGTTCCCGCTTCAGCCGGACCAGACCGTCAACTACGCGGAGTGCCATGACAACTTCACCTTGTGGGATAAGCTGTCCCTTGTGGGCGGCGGGGAGAGTGAAGACATTCTGCGCGCTTCGCATCGGCTGGCCTCCGCCATCGTGCTGACGAGCCAAGGCATTCCGCTGCTCCATGCAGGCCAGGAGTTCATGCGTACGAAGCAGGGTGTGGAGAACAGCTACAAGTCGCCGGACGAGATCAACCGGCTCGACTGGCAGCGCTGTGCGGACCGCAAGCATGACGTGTGGTATATGAAGGAGCTCATCGCCCTGCGCAAGGCTCATCCGGCCTTCCGGATGACGACGACCGAGGAGATCCGCAGCCACCTCCGCTTCGAGGATGCGCCGGGCGGCTGCGTGGCTTACACGCTTCGCGATCATGCGGGCGGGGACCCCTTCGAGCACCTGTACGTGCTCTATCACGCGAACCGCGGAACGGATGATCTCCCTCTGCCTCAGCTCGGCGAGTGGGAGGTTCTGTTCGGGAGCGAGCATGTGCGCCGGATGGACGGACGGCTGCAGGTCGAAGGCATCGGCATGGTAGTGCTTGGGGTTAGCAAGCGGTCCTGA
- the katA gene encoding catalase KatA has protein sequence MTTNDKKLTTSWGAPVGDNQNSMTAGYRGPTLIQDAHLIEKLAHFNRERVPERVVHAKGAGAHGYFEVTNDVSQYTKAAFLSEVGKRTPMFIRFSTVAGELGSADTVRDPRGFAVKFYTEEGNYDLVGNNTPVFFIRDAIKFPDFIHTQKRHPQTHLKNPNAVWDFWSLSPESLHQVTILMSDRGIPATLRHMHGFGSHTFKWVNAEGQAVWVKYHFKTEQGVKNMDVNVAAKLAGEHPDYHTEDLFNAIENGDFPAWRLYVQIMPLEDANTYRFDPFDVTKVWSQKDYPLIEVGRMVLNRNPENYFAEVEQATFTPGAFVPGIEASPDKMLQGRIFAYADAHRYRVGANHNALPINRPHVEVNNNQRDGQMRFDGNGGASTYYEPNSYGGPKESPEHRTTPFEVSGLADSVAYDHDDHYTQAGDLYRLMSEEERTRLIETIVGAMKPVERDDIKLRQIGHFYKADPEYGTRVAEGLGLPVPQTV, from the coding sequence TTGACTACGAATGACAAGAAGCTTACAACCTCCTGGGGCGCCCCTGTAGGAGACAACCAGAATTCCATGACCGCCGGCTACCGCGGCCCTACCCTGATCCAGGATGCACACCTGATCGAGAAGCTCGCACACTTCAACCGGGAGCGTGTGCCTGAGCGTGTCGTACACGCCAAGGGTGCAGGCGCACACGGCTACTTCGAAGTAACGAACGATGTCAGCCAGTACACCAAGGCTGCTTTCCTCTCCGAAGTGGGCAAGCGCACGCCGATGTTCATCCGCTTCTCCACCGTTGCCGGTGAGCTCGGCTCGGCGGATACCGTCCGTGACCCGCGCGGCTTCGCAGTGAAGTTCTACACCGAAGAAGGCAACTACGACCTCGTCGGCAATAATACGCCGGTGTTCTTCATCCGCGATGCGATCAAGTTCCCTGACTTCATCCATACGCAGAAGCGCCACCCGCAGACACACCTGAAGAACCCGAATGCGGTGTGGGATTTCTGGTCCCTGTCCCCTGAGTCCCTGCACCAGGTCACGATCCTGATGTCGGACCGCGGAATTCCTGCGACCCTGAGGCATATGCACGGCTTCGGCTCCCACACCTTCAAGTGGGTTAATGCAGAAGGACAAGCCGTATGGGTGAAGTACCACTTCAAGACAGAGCAGGGCGTGAAGAACATGGATGTGAACGTCGCTGCGAAGCTGGCGGGCGAGCATCCGGACTACCACACCGAAGACCTGTTCAACGCGATCGAGAACGGCGACTTCCCGGCCTGGAGACTGTACGTGCAGATCATGCCGCTGGAAGACGCGAACACCTACCGTTTCGATCCGTTCGATGTGACGAAGGTATGGTCCCAGAAGGACTACCCGCTGATCGAGGTGGGCCGCATGGTACTGAACCGCAATCCGGAGAACTACTTCGCGGAAGTGGAGCAGGCTACATTCACGCCGGGCGCGTTCGTACCAGGGATCGAAGCTTCCCCGGACAAGATGCTCCAGGGCCGGATCTTCGCCTATGCCGACGCTCACCGCTACCGGGTTGGCGCGAACCATAACGCGCTGCCGATCAACCGTCCTCACGTCGAAGTCAACAACAACCAGCGTGACGGTCAAATGCGCTTCGACGGCAACGGCGGCGCATCCACCTACTACGAGCCGAACAGCTACGGCGGCCCGAAAGAATCGCCGGAGCACAGAACGACTCCGTTCGAGGTATCCGGATTGGCGGACAGCGTAGCCTACGACCACGACGATCACTACACGCAGGCCGGAGACCTGTACCGCCTGATGAGCGAAGAAGAGCGCACGCGTCTTATTGAGACCATCGTAGGCGCCATGAAGCCCGTAGAGCGCGATGACATCAAGCTCCGCCAGATCGGCCACTTCTACAAGGCGGATCCGGAATACGGAACACGCGTTGCCGAAGGTCTCGGCCTGCCGGTACCGCAGACGGTTTAA
- a CDS encoding CBO0543 family protein, giving the protein MKFPWYEYAANIATIVIGAAGSLFLIKRDWKRYGLLFLLSGAVGTGLCYAFVLAGLYIFPNRPIQTIWSLPFLVMVTFVPFTVLAGVQFSPQRWIWKIPYYWAIVHIAVVSEVVLLAYTGIFRFTFGWDLWDSYTAWWLFYLIFEWIGGKIIPPRLRTPLSGRQFRYGRWAWIVFHTIVISTIFAFGVFVGFTMKQ; this is encoded by the coding sequence ATGAAATTTCCCTGGTACGAATATGCCGCGAATATAGCCACCATTGTGATCGGGGCGGCAGGCAGCCTTTTTCTGATCAAGCGGGATTGGAAACGATACGGCCTGCTCTTTCTCCTCTCGGGAGCGGTAGGGACCGGGCTTTGCTACGCATTCGTTCTGGCGGGCCTCTATATCTTCCCGAACCGGCCGATCCAGACGATATGGAGTCTGCCCTTCCTCGTCATGGTTACCTTCGTTCCCTTCACGGTGCTGGCCGGCGTCCAGTTCAGTCCGCAGCGCTGGATCTGGAAAATCCCCTACTACTGGGCCATCGTCCATATCGCTGTGGTGTCGGAGGTGGTGCTGCTGGCTTACACGGGCATCTTCCGGTTCACCTTCGGCTGGGATCTGTGGGACTCCTACACCGCCTGGTGGCTGTTCTACCTCATCTTCGAGTGGATCGGAGGCAAAATTATTCCTCCCCGGCTGAGGACTCCGCTCTCCGGGAGACAGTTCCGCTACGGCCGCTGGGCATGGATCGTCTTCCATACGATCGTAATCTCCACGATCTTTGCCTTCGGGGTGTTCGTAGGATTCACGATGAAGCAGTAA
- a CDS encoding response regulator transcription factor, whose product MIRIVIAEDQRMLLGALASLLDLEEDMEVVGRAGNGEDAVKLVHEHKPDICVMDIEMPLKSGLDAAEELKGSGCKVLILTTFARSGYFERALKAGAHGYLLKDSPSEELAESIRSIMSGRRIYAAELVDGGFSQENPLTDREKEVLALVADGKNTKEIASELYLTTGTVRNYISVILDKLGVSNRIEAITRFKENGWFK is encoded by the coding sequence ATGATACGAATTGTCATTGCCGAGGACCAGCGGATGCTGCTCGGAGCCTTGGCTTCTCTTCTTGATCTCGAAGAGGATATGGAGGTTGTAGGCAGGGCCGGCAACGGCGAAGATGCCGTGAAGCTGGTCCACGAGCACAAGCCGGATATCTGTGTGATGGATATCGAGATGCCGCTGAAGAGCGGGCTCGATGCCGCCGAGGAGCTCAAGGGCAGCGGCTGCAAGGTGCTCATCCTGACGACGTTCGCGCGGTCCGGCTATTTCGAGCGGGCGCTGAAGGCGGGGGCCCACGGCTACCTGCTCAAGGACAGCCCGAGCGAGGAGCTGGCGGAGTCGATCCGCAGCATCATGTCCGGCCGCCGGATCTACGCGGCGGAGCTGGTGGACGGCGGCTTCAGCCAGGAGAATCCGCTGACCGACCGGGAGAAGGAAGTGCTGGCGCTGGTCGCCGACGGGAAGAACACGAAGGAGATCGCTTCGGAGCTCTACCTGACGACCGGCACGGTGCGCAATTACATCTCGGTGATCCTCGACAAGCTGGGCGTCAGCAACCGGATCGAAGCGATCACGCGGTTCAAGGAGAACGGCTGGTTCAAATAG
- a CDS encoding sensor histidine kinase, whose translation MQKWYQIFQRNTGLSPYVWVVFYILPFYFIFRSSSTYEVVSGIVMIVVFFVCYVLSFVSRGWLIYFWTTLQIVISIAMTLLFGYVYFSLFIAFFIGNLQHRAGFMVLYTIHLMSTIVSVNLEFVSRNPVFISQLPFVLITLLAVILLPVTTYNRNRSDKLQGQLEDANKRISELVKLEERQRIARDLHDTLGQKLSLIGLKSDLAGKLVRKDPGRALSEINDVRQTARSALKEVREMVTQMRGTSLEEELFRVRQILKAAEIEFTLEGDPKLENTSLLTENVLSMCVKEAVTNIVKHSRATACTLSVEPGPTDLVIRVRDNGIGMAGDGVCFRGNGLRGMKERLEFVNGSLDIRTEGGVLVTIRVPNTFSPPQTEAGL comes from the coding sequence ATGCAGAAGTGGTATCAGATTTTTCAAAGGAATACGGGCCTGAGCCCTTATGTATGGGTCGTCTTTTATATCCTCCCTTTTTACTTTATCTTCCGTTCCTCTTCCACTTATGAAGTCGTCAGCGGGATCGTCATGATTGTGGTGTTCTTCGTCTGTTATGTGCTCTCGTTCGTCTCGAGAGGGTGGCTGATCTACTTCTGGACCACCTTGCAGATTGTGATCTCCATCGCCATGACCCTGCTGTTCGGCTATGTTTATTTTTCGCTCTTTATTGCGTTCTTTATCGGCAATCTGCAGCATCGCGCAGGGTTCATGGTGCTGTACACGATCCACCTCATGAGTACGATTGTCTCGGTGAATCTCGAGTTCGTCTCGCGCAATCCGGTGTTCATCTCGCAGCTGCCGTTCGTGCTCATCACGCTGCTCGCGGTCATTCTTCTTCCCGTTACGACGTATAATAGGAACCGGAGTGACAAGCTGCAGGGCCAGCTGGAGGATGCGAACAAGCGGATCTCCGAGCTCGTGAAGCTCGAGGAACGCCAGCGGATCGCCCGCGACCTGCACGACACGCTCGGGCAGAAGCTGTCGCTGATCGGCCTGAAGAGCGATCTGGCCGGCAAGCTGGTGCGCAAGGACCCGGGCCGGGCGCTCAGCGAGATCAATGATGTCCGCCAGACGGCACGCAGTGCGCTGAAGGAAGTGCGGGAGATGGTCACCCAGATGCGCGGCACCTCGCTGGAGGAGGAGCTGTTCCGGGTGCGCCAGATTCTGAAGGCCGCGGAGATAGAATTCACGCTCGAGGGCGATCCGAAGCTGGAGAACACCTCGCTGCTCACCGAGAATGTGCTGAGCATGTGTGTGAAGGAAGCCGTGACCAACATCGTCAAGCACAGCCGGGCCACGGCATGTACGCTGTCCGTTGAACCGGGGCCTACGGATCTTGTGATCCGGGTGAGGGATAACGGGATCGGCATGGCGGGGGATGGGGTATGCTTCCGCGGCAACGGGCTGCGGGGGATGAAGGAGCGGCTGGAATTCGTGAACGGAAGCCTTGATATCCGGACCGAGGGAGGAGTCCTCGTGACCATCCGGGTGCCGAATACGTTCAGTCCACCGCAAACGGAGGCGGGCCTATGA
- a CDS encoding fatty acid desaturase, protein MKQSNNIAELKKKVAPYEQTDTKASIRQLLNTVVPMLLLWYGAYLSLSVSFWLTLPIAVVTAGFVVRTFIIFHDCCHQSFFKSRLANDTLGFILGVITLCPYQQWKNSHSIHHATSSNLDKRGIGDIWIMTVEEYAAAPLWLRLSYRFYRHPLVMFGLGPIFVFLFQYRFNRKGAKSKERIDTYMTNVVLVGLYALMIWLIGWQAFVMVQLPVMFVSGLLGIWLFYVQHQFEDSYFEHEEEWSYVKAAVEGSSYYKLPKVLQWITGNIGFHHVHHLSPKVPNYNLEKAHNATPPLQKATTITLRTSFQSLKFKLWDEQAKNFISFREMKLPRSTSESVTDRLKGQRPGLQGE, encoded by the coding sequence ATGAAACAATCGAACAACATAGCGGAGCTGAAGAAGAAGGTTGCTCCTTATGAGCAGACAGACACCAAAGCGAGTATCCGCCAGCTTCTGAATACCGTAGTTCCAATGCTGCTGCTGTGGTACGGGGCTTACCTGAGCTTGTCCGTGTCCTTCTGGCTGACCCTGCCGATCGCGGTCGTCACGGCCGGTTTTGTGGTGCGCACGTTCATTATTTTCCACGACTGCTGCCATCAATCGTTCTTCAAGAGCCGTCTGGCCAATGACACGCTCGGCTTCATCCTGGGTGTCATAACACTGTGTCCTTACCAGCAGTGGAAAAACAGCCACTCCATCCACCATGCCACGAGCAGTAACCTCGACAAACGGGGGATTGGCGACATCTGGATCATGACAGTGGAGGAATATGCCGCTGCGCCGCTGTGGCTTCGTCTCTCCTACCGCTTCTACCGCCATCCGCTGGTGATGTTCGGCCTTGGTCCGATCTTCGTCTTTCTGTTCCAGTACCGGTTCAACCGCAAGGGCGCGAAGAGCAAGGAACGCATTGACACCTATATGACGAATGTGGTTCTCGTGGGCTTGTACGCTCTGATGATCTGGCTGATCGGCTGGCAGGCGTTCGTGATGGTCCAGCTTCCTGTGATGTTCGTATCGGGTCTGCTCGGCATTTGGCTGTTCTATGTCCAGCACCAGTTCGAGGATTCCTACTTCGAGCATGAGGAAGAGTGGAGCTATGTCAAAGCTGCCGTTGAAGGAAGCTCGTACTACAAGCTGCCGAAGGTGCTGCAGTGGATCACGGGGAACATCGGCTTCCACCATGTACACCACCTGAGCCCCAAAGTGCCGAACTACAACCTGGAGAAGGCGCACAACGCGACGCCTCCGCTGCAGAAGGCCACAACGATTACGCTTCGCACATCGTTCCAATCGCTGAAGTTCAAGCTGTGGGATGAGCAGGCTAAGAACTTTATTTCGTTCCGCGAGATGAAGCTGCCGCGCAGCACCTCCGAATCGGTCACGGACCGCTTGAAGGGACAGCGTCCGGGCTTGCAAGGGGAGTAA
- a CDS encoding SEC-C metal-binding domain-containing protein — translation MHGRSSAPSKETDWRSSSSNRTKRWALKGYSPIELRQWSEPELAAGPSPGGTVIDFATGRKVGRNDLCPCGSGAKFKKCCGK, via the coding sequence ATGCACGGGAGATCATCCGCTCCTTCGAAGGAGACGGACTGGCGGAGTAGCTCCTCCAACCGCACCAAGCGGTGGGCCCTCAAGGGGTACAGCCCCATCGAGCTGCGCCAATGGAGTGAGCCGGAGCTGGCAGCCGGGCCGTCGCCAGGCGGGACGGTCATCGATTTTGCAACGGGCAGGAAAGTCGGACGCAATGACCTGTGCCCCTGCGGCAGCGGAGCGAAGTTCAAGAAGTGCTGCGGCAAATAG
- a CDS encoding acyl-CoA thioesterase, producing MSRASFIGPDPQQWLEKFHFHTPIKVRYCETDLLGHVNNVSYFMYFEQGRIEYFEHLGLTEELFTDEKVSVVADLECKYLAEVFLKDPLKLHVRVAKLGRSSMDIEYALVVGERIKAAGRGAIVLVDKTVGRSTPISGHAREIIRSFEGDGLAE from the coding sequence ATGAGCAGAGCTTCTTTTATCGGACCCGATCCGCAGCAGTGGCTGGAGAAATTTCATTTTCATACCCCTATCAAAGTCCGGTACTGTGAGACGGATCTCCTGGGACACGTTAATAATGTGAGCTATTTTATGTATTTTGAGCAGGGACGCATCGAATATTTCGAGCATCTTGGGCTGACTGAAGAACTGTTTACCGACGAAAAAGTATCCGTGGTCGCGGACCTCGAGTGCAAGTATCTCGCCGAAGTGTTCCTGAAGGACCCGCTGAAGCTGCATGTGCGGGTGGCGAAGCTCGGCCGCTCTTCGATGGACATCGAGTACGCGCTGGTGGTGGGGGAGAGAATCAAGGCCGCGGGCCGCGGAGCCATTGTACTGGTCGACAAGACCGTGGGCCGGAGCACGCCGATCTCCGGACATGCACGGGAGATCATCCGCTCCTTCGAAGGAGACGGACTGGCGGAGTAG